A single region of the Thermomicrobiales bacterium genome encodes:
- a CDS encoding trypsin-like serine protease encodes MRARALLVVVMILSLSVGSAATFAADSTNTVNRLTMSYPELDVPVASDSGPPTVVAEATIPPDISATELAQHLRQTPGTKTVFFPDERQRVSPAYVEFAFLIALDNVGDPLWSCTGTMIGPDTVATAAHCLYSHDFGWASSILVVPGADSDYAPLGSSYALRFVVSSDWIDSADFIFDYGLILLEEAIGYDTGWLELGALTTASLNDPNLGIDTIGYPGDKPFGTQWWTSGASLLFVTDWYVGTDLDAYVGQSGSALIRAHDALVFGILSNETPNTNYAVRVHQMLIEMYSNACAEWGCQFSYWIEPETETPDPSFPWDAFDRTWARTDWPIADGVISRTWMWGPEYLDWGYEPYTEAPGGERAVAYLDKSRMEVTYPGSDQSSPWYVTNGLLVMEMMNGVVQNGDSTFEPRTPSRENVAGDQGDPNGVTYWFMGLLDDQPPTPEGAVIDKILTPGAASNLYLYSPDLGALGVTGAWYVPETNHTVAAPFWDFMNSSGVIFDGNSTTWAQLFQNPFYATGLPVTEAYWANVKLAGVQTSVLVQCFERRCLTYTPSNPEGWQVEAGNVGQHYYIWRYGRMP; translated from the coding sequence ATGCGCGCGCGGGCATTGCTCGTAGTGGTGATGATCCTGTCTCTTTCAGTGGGCTCAGCGGCAACGTTCGCCGCCGATTCCACCAATACCGTCAACCGGCTCACGATGTCCTACCCGGAGCTGGATGTACCAGTTGCGAGTGACAGCGGTCCACCGACAGTCGTCGCCGAGGCCACGATTCCGCCCGATATATCAGCCACCGAACTCGCCCAGCATCTGCGTCAGACTCCCGGCACGAAAACAGTATTCTTCCCAGACGAACGCCAGCGCGTTTCACCAGCCTATGTCGAGTTCGCGTTCCTCATCGCGCTCGACAACGTCGGTGATCCGCTCTGGTCCTGCACAGGTACGATGATCGGTCCAGACACTGTCGCGACTGCTGCACACTGCCTCTATAGCCACGACTTTGGTTGGGCGAGCAGCATCCTGGTGGTTCCCGGTGCCGATTCGGACTACGCGCCGCTCGGCTCCTCGTACGCACTGCGATTCGTCGTTTCCAGCGACTGGATCGACTCCGCCGACTTCATCTTCGACTATGGACTGATTCTTCTCGAAGAAGCCATCGGGTACGACACCGGCTGGTTGGAGCTTGGCGCATTGACCACTGCGTCGCTGAACGACCCGAACCTCGGTATCGATACCATCGGCTATCCGGGCGACAAGCCGTTCGGTACGCAATGGTGGACTTCTGGGGCATCTCTTCTGTTTGTCACTGACTGGTACGTCGGCACCGATCTCGATGCGTACGTTGGGCAGAGTGGCTCTGCGCTAATTCGCGCGCACGACGCCCTCGTCTTCGGCATCCTTAGCAACGAGACGCCCAACACCAACTATGCCGTGCGGGTGCATCAGATGTTGATCGAGATGTACTCGAATGCGTGCGCTGAGTGGGGATGCCAGTTCTCGTACTGGATCGAGCCGGAGACTGAAACGCCCGATCCATCATTCCCATGGGATGCGTTCGACCGCACCTGGGCGCGCACGGACTGGCCGATTGCCGATGGCGTTATCAGTCGCACCTGGATGTGGGGGCCGGAGTACCTCGACTGGGGATACGAACCGTACACGGAAGCACCCGGTGGTGAGCGCGCGGTTGCCTACCTCGACAAAAGCCGCATGGAGGTGACCTACCCGGGCAGCGACCAGTCCTCACCATGGTACGTCACTAACGGCCTGCTCGTGATGGAAATGATGAACGGCGTCGTCCAGAACGGTGACTCCACATTTGAACCACGCACGCCATCCCGTGAGAACGTCGCCGGTGATCAGGGCGACCCAAATGGGGTCACCTACTGGTTCATGGGTTTGCTGGATGACCAACCGCCAACGCCAGAGGGCGCAGTCATCGACAAAATACTTACACCAGGTGCCGCCAGCAATCTCTACCTCTATAGCCCCGACCTGGGCGCTCTCGGCGTGACGGGTGCATGGTACGTCCCCGAGACAAACCACACCGTCGCTGCACCGTTCTGGGATTTCATGAACTCCAGCGGCGTCATCTTCGATGGCAACAGCACAACCTGGGCACAGCTCTTCCAGAACCCGTTTTACGCAACCGGCTTACCGGTTACTGAAGCTTATTGGGCGAACGTGAAGCTCGCCGGTGTCCAGACCAGCGTGCTCGTGCAGTGCTTCGAGCGCCGCTGCCTGACCTACACCCCAAGCAATCCGGAAGGCTGGCAGGTCGAGGCTGGCAACGTCGGGCAGCATTACTACATCTGGCGTTACGGGCGCATGCCGTAA
- a CDS encoding DUF3105 domain-containing protein, with protein sequence MSTDSQIRLALPQEQRDPRIVRRWKFIIAISMITILIVSAVNVYLINRRPSIPDEIEGVTHYNNLPNGIVAGPIEYDHTPPVGGMHDQYAQLCGYYRVPVEDRNIVASLATGAVWIAYRPDLSEHDFQTLRSESDGVLDVLLTPYPGLQAPVVLTAWGRQLEIQDPSDERVKLFVYVYKNREWAPERDKSCSIGVGLPGPE encoded by the coding sequence ATGAGCACAGACAGCCAGATCCGGCTTGCACTCCCGCAGGAGCAACGCGATCCACGCATCGTCCGCCGCTGGAAATTCATCATCGCCATCAGCATGATCACGATTCTGATCGTTTCAGCAGTCAACGTCTATCTCATCAACCGGCGCCCGAGCATCCCGGATGAGATCGAGGGCGTGACGCATTACAACAATCTGCCGAATGGGATCGTTGCCGGACCGATCGAGTACGATCACACGCCGCCCGTCGGTGGCATGCACGACCAGTACGCGCAGCTCTGCGGCTATTACCGTGTGCCGGTCGAAGATCGCAATATCGTCGCATCGCTCGCCACCGGCGCGGTCTGGATTGCCTATCGGCCGGACCTCTCAGAGCATGACTTCCAGACTCTGCGCAGCGAGTCGGATGGCGTGCTCGACGTGTTGCTCACGCCGTATCCGGGCCTGCAAGCGCCAGTCGTCCTCACCGCCTGGGGCCGCCAACTGGAGATTCAGGACCCCAGCGACGAACGGGTGAAGCTGTTTGTCTATGTCTACAAGAACCGCGAGTGGGCACCAGAACGAGACAAGTCCTGCTCAATCGGCGTCGGACTCCCCGGCCCGGAGTAG
- the serA gene encoding phosphoglycerate dehydrogenase: MTERPRQTTRLAIDLDGVLTEHPEALARAANQHFNLSLPDSAFVDSTGHAVSLAVREWVYGPNGPAKRLKPNPQARDFLTRVVEHFGYENVQIVTARPASSHEMTADWLKRYDLDLCGVTFADDKVAVARELGITHAIEDSIRHARSYSAAGITCYFLPNGLGVHPRGIDHPAVDLNEIAERLVNDVEREATVALPRIVISDQIDANARKRIAAAAEIVDVNGTDVPALLAAVADADALIVRSESQVNEAVFAAAPRLRVVARAGVGVDNIDVEAATKAGVLVLNAPGANSTSAADHTLSLILTISRQIIDANATLHAGRWERKRYRPFDLEGKTIGIVGLGRVGSKVAKRLAAFDARLLGYDPFIPAERFQELGVRPASYKELLAASDIVTFHVPSTELTRHMLGRDTFPLLQRGAIVINAARGDVVDDQALADALDAGIVAAAGVDVYPHEPVTSSPLWGRPNVVLTPHIGGSSGAALAAVGEVISRSTLAALRGEAVANAVNLPAATLESAELARLTRVAGAAGHLLGVLSSSIPEAMIMRIHGDVAAPVAEHVFLAALSEGLQHWTTTRVTPVNARIVAEQHRIAARIVSVDERLPNQRVGEVDFTFEATGDSAHVVRVRWIDDSAGIVEVDRFSLDRPLAGDMLITHHRDRPGMIGYIGMIMGKHDFNIAGMQVGRNFRGGEAIMVLNVDNVIPQEALLEILAIDDVHSAWVVSLPESETPWVQEELASSVLVGKTS, encoded by the coding sequence ATGACTGAACGACCTCGCCAGACAACCAGGCTGGCAATTGACCTTGATGGCGTCCTGACAGAGCATCCAGAAGCACTCGCGCGAGCAGCGAACCAGCACTTCAATCTCTCGCTGCCCGATTCGGCGTTTGTCGATTCGACCGGCCACGCCGTCTCGCTGGCTGTTCGTGAATGGGTCTATGGACCCAATGGTCCCGCGAAAAGGCTCAAGCCGAATCCGCAAGCGCGCGATTTCCTGACGCGCGTCGTCGAGCATTTCGGCTATGAGAATGTCCAGATCGTGACCGCGCGTCCGGCCTCGTCGCACGAAATGACGGCAGACTGGCTCAAGCGGTATGACCTCGACCTGTGCGGCGTCACCTTTGCCGATGACAAGGTCGCGGTCGCTCGCGAGCTGGGGATCACCCACGCCATCGAGGACTCGATCCGCCACGCACGCTCGTATTCAGCGGCAGGCATCACTTGCTATTTTCTGCCGAATGGCCTCGGCGTGCATCCGCGTGGCATCGACCACCCGGCTGTCGACCTGAACGAGATCGCCGAACGGCTGGTAAACGATGTCGAGCGCGAAGCAACCGTCGCCTTGCCGCGCATCGTCATCAGCGATCAGATCGACGCGAACGCGCGCAAGCGTATTGCCGCCGCGGCTGAGATTGTCGACGTGAACGGCACTGACGTCCCGGCGCTGCTGGCCGCAGTTGCCGACGCCGACGCGTTGATCGTGCGCTCCGAATCGCAGGTCAACGAGGCAGTGTTCGCCGCCGCGCCGCGCCTGCGCGTTGTTGCACGTGCGGGTGTTGGCGTTGACAACATCGACGTTGAGGCCGCGACGAAGGCGGGTGTGCTGGTGCTCAATGCGCCCGGCGCAAATAGCACGTCGGCGGCCGATCACACGCTATCGCTTATCCTCACCATCTCACGGCAGATCATCGACGCCAACGCCACCCTCCACGCTGGGCGCTGGGAGCGCAAGCGCTACCGGCCATTTGATCTCGAAGGCAAGACCATCGGGATCGTCGGTCTGGGCCGCGTCGGCAGCAAAGTCGCCAAGCGGCTGGCGGCGTTCGATGCGCGCCTGCTGGGATACGACCCGTTCATCCCCGCCGAGCGCTTCCAGGAGCTGGGCGTTCGGCCCGCCTCCTACAAGGAGCTGCTGGCCGCCAGCGATATCGTCACCTTCCACGTCCCATCGACTGAGTTGACTCGCCACATGCTGGGTCGAGATACGTTCCCCCTGCTACAACGCGGCGCGATCGTCATCAACGCCGCACGCGGCGATGTCGTCGACGATCAGGCGCTGGCCGATGCCCTCGACGCCGGCATCGTCGCCGCCGCCGGTGTCGACGTGTACCCCCACGAGCCGGTGACTTCATCGCCGCTGTGGGGCCGACCGAACGTCGTGCTAACGCCACACATCGGCGGCAGCAGCGGCGCGGCACTGGCAGCTGTCGGTGAGGTCATCTCGCGCTCAACACTGGCTGCGCTGCGCGGCGAGGCGGTCGCAAACGCCGTGAACCTGCCGGCCGCGACGCTGGAGAGCGCCGAGCTGGCACGCCTGACGCGCGTTGCCGGGGCAGCCGGCCACCTCCTCGGCGTCCTGTCATCCTCCATCCCGGAAGCGATGATCATGCGCATTCATGGCGATGTCGCAGCGCCGGTCGCCGAGCACGTCTTCCTGGCCGCGCTGTCCGAAGGTCTGCAGCACTGGACGACAACGCGTGTGACACCGGTGAACGCACGCATCGTCGCCGAGCAGCATCGCATTGCAGCACGGATCGTCTCTGTCGATGAGCGCTTGCCGAATCAACGCGTTGGCGAAGTGGACTTCACCTTCGAGGCGACCGGCGATAGCGCCCACGTCGTCCGTGTGCGCTGGATCGACGACTCGGCCGGCATCGTCGAAGTCGATCGCTTCTCACTCGATCGCCCGCTCGCCGGCGACATGCTGATTACCCACCATCGCGACCGACCCGGCATGATCGGTTACATCGGGATGATCATGGGCAAGCACGATTTCAACATCGCCGGCATGCAGGTCGGGCGGAACTTCCGCGGCGGCGAAGCGATCATGGTGCTGAACGTCGATAACGTCATCCCGCAGGAAGCCCTGCTGGAGATCCTCGCGATCGACGATGTCCACAGCGCCTGGGTCGTGTCGCTGCCCGAGTCGGAAACACCGTGGGTCCAGGAGGAGCTCGCGTCGAGCGTCCTCGTCGGCAAGACCAGCTGA
- the cysS gene encoding cysteine--tRNA ligase: MKLYDTLSGTKVDFEPLDGHTVRMYVCGVTPYDTTHVGHAMTYLTFDVLNRYCQYLGWRVKYVQNVTDIDDDILKRAARDHDRWDTLGDRHTRRLVEDLSALSVLWPNHYPKASEEVEQIIELVSSLEQGGFAYKAGNNVYFRTRADEDYGALGKYSHSEMVELSAERGANPDDPNKEDPLDFILWQGQQPGEPAWDSPWGPGRPGWHIECSAMATRYLGPQIDIHGGGSDLIYPHHESEIAQSQHACGAAPFSQVWMHIGMVRYQGEKMSKSLGNLVLARDVLRVHSADALRLYLHSNHYRDAWNYRDTGPAEYEGVASLLREAARLDSRHGDDFDASGFKSRFLAALDDDLDTPTALKCLTELAGEIINHAAEGDNVRGAQTMLRELAGLFGVQGVR, from the coding sequence GTGAAGCTTTACGACACGCTGTCCGGCACGAAGGTGGACTTCGAGCCGCTTGACGGACATACCGTGCGAATGTATGTCTGCGGCGTTACGCCATATGACACAACGCACGTCGGTCATGCGATGACCTACCTGACGTTCGATGTCCTGAATCGCTACTGTCAATACCTTGGCTGGCGAGTTAAGTACGTCCAGAACGTGACCGACATCGACGATGACATCCTCAAGCGCGCCGCCCGCGACCACGACCGCTGGGACACCCTCGGCGATCGCCACACCCGCCGCCTCGTCGAGGACCTTTCGGCGCTCAGCGTCCTCTGGCCAAATCATTATCCGAAGGCCAGCGAGGAGGTCGAGCAGATCATCGAGCTCGTCAGCTCGCTGGAGCAGGGCGGCTTCGCCTACAAGGCCGGCAACAACGTCTACTTCCGCACCAGGGCCGACGAGGACTACGGCGCACTCGGCAAGTACAGCCACAGCGAAATGGTCGAGCTCTCGGCCGAACGCGGCGCGAACCCGGACGACCCCAACAAGGAAGACCCGCTCGACTTCATCCTCTGGCAGGGTCAACAGCCGGGCGAGCCGGCGTGGGACAGCCCGTGGGGACCGGGACGACCGGGCTGGCACATCGAGTGCTCGGCGATGGCGACGCGCTACCTCGGACCGCAAATCGACATCCACGGCGGCGGCTCTGACCTGATCTACCCACATCACGAGAGCGAGATCGCGCAGTCGCAGCACGCCTGCGGCGCGGCACCGTTCAGCCAGGTCTGGATGCACATCGGCATGGTGCGCTACCAGGGCGAAAAGATGAGCAAGTCGCTCGGCAACCTCGTCCTCGCCCGCGATGTTCTGCGCGTCCATAGCGCCGACGCCCTGCGCCTCTATCTGCACTCGAACCACTATCGCGACGCCTGGAACTACCGCGACACCGGCCCGGCCGAGTATGAGGGCGTCGCCAGCCTGCTGCGCGAGGCCGCCCGGCTCGACTCCCGCCACGGCGACGATTTCGACGCCTCCGGCTTCAAGTCTCGCTTCCTGGCCGCGCTCGATGACGACCTCGATACGCCGACGGCACTCAAGTGCCTGACTGAGCTGGCCGGCGAGATCATCAACCACGCAGCCGAGGGCGACAACGTCCGTGGAGCGCAGACGATGCTGCGCGAACTGGCCGGCCTCTTCGGCGTCCAGGGAGTCCGCTAG
- a CDS encoding TIGR00730 family Rossman fold protein — translation MADGQRPRPGHAEPSPEWAQMARMTDNPSLNRGKRMGRATEDELLLASQTGRPDASAFVHTDPWRVLRIMGEFVHGFDTMADVGKSVTIFGSARVDEDDPMYQAARSLSSALAERGFAIVTGGGPGIMEAANRGAVDVGGQSIGCNIELPFEQGMNEFVDIAINFRYFFVRKVMFVKYAEAFVIFPGGFGTMDELFEALTLIQTGKIHNFPVVLFGTDYWSGLLDWIGKTMLAEGKIAAEDLERLIVTDSVDEACAVIADCYDNQCWISEEKSVARRFDAGEQRAG, via the coding sequence ATGGCAGATGGACAGCGACCGCGACCCGGACACGCCGAACCATCGCCCGAGTGGGCGCAAATGGCGCGTATGACCGACAACCCATCGCTGAACCGTGGGAAGCGAATGGGGCGAGCGACCGAAGACGAATTGCTGCTGGCCAGCCAGACCGGTCGGCCGGACGCTTCGGCGTTCGTGCATACCGATCCGTGGCGGGTGCTGCGGATCATGGGTGAGTTCGTCCACGGCTTTGACACGATGGCGGATGTCGGCAAGTCGGTCACGATCTTCGGTTCGGCGCGCGTCGATGAGGACGATCCGATGTACCAGGCTGCGCGATCGCTCTCGTCGGCGCTGGCCGAGAGGGGCTTTGCAATCGTCACTGGTGGCGGACCGGGGATCATGGAAGCGGCCAATCGTGGCGCGGTCGATGTTGGCGGGCAGTCGATCGGCTGCAACATCGAGCTGCCCTTCGAGCAGGGCATGAACGAGTTCGTCGACATCGCGATTAACTTTCGCTACTTCTTCGTGCGCAAGGTCATGTTCGTGAAGTACGCCGAGGCGTTCGTCATCTTCCCCGGCGGCTTCGGCACGATGGACGAGCTGTTTGAAGCGCTGACTCTGATTCAGACCGGCAAGATCCACAATTTCCCGGTTGTCCTGTTCGGCACGGATTACTGGTCTGGTTTGCTGGACTGGATCGGCAAGACGATGCTGGCAGAGGGAAAGATCGCCGCGGAAGACCTTGAGCGCCTGATCGTAACGGACTCGGTTGACGAGGCTTGTGCAGTCATTGCTGATTGCTATGACAATCAGTGCTGGATCAGCGAAGAGAAGTCCGTCGCGCGCCGATTTGACGCTGGCGAGCAACGGGCCGGCTAG
- a CDS encoding S8 family serine peptidase, whose amino-acid sequence MQRLATRSPFTFIVLCVLLLVSGLPVYAATSANGSESSNFSAESLKDPVLDSELVRLARAADAGRPNAEGFGTSDESGRIAVSITIDGSATQTAQVLTARGIHVANVGQETVEALIDPADLSSLADIAGVQQARVLERPVPLAVVSQGAEIHGSPEWNAHGLTGTGIKVGVIDLGFSGYSSLIGTELPNPVVYCFASLGQASDELSACERGGVHGTAVAETLIDISPDVTLYISNPQSLLDLHNAVDWMISQGVTIINHSVGWTWEGPGDGTSPYADGALAAVDQAVAAGITWINAAGNEGLSTWTGPWADVDANGYLEFSNGSERNAISSLAGQEIILQLRWDDSWANATTDIDLYIVSASGEILRGSEKPQNGLAGQNPFEFIRFTPSTPGPYYAVVHLYGGAVPSWIQIQEFNGWQLSSSTATGSIANPAESANAGLLAVGATAWSQPTLIEPYSSRGPTRDNRIKPDVVGVDFANTASYGSSGFSGTSQASPHIAGLAALVKQRFPDYGPAEIAAFLKAHGDHSAAPDNTWGAGLVRLPEIVDGENPIPALVSASPTSLSFGAFPMNLTISGAGFAADAVVRVNGDDRVTTFVSPTELTVALLERDTADLAPLSLTVFNPSPGGGVSNIINVPITGQPDVDTTAFGRTWERTDEPVRELMVTRTWMWGGEPFTDPLTEEYADSPGGQRTVQYYDKSRMEITNPSDDPIELWYVTNGLLVRELITGEMQVGDDAFQTRSPADVNAAGDPDGTSGPTYATFGPTLDDPAVPDGATIVQQIDRAGNITVDMDLASYGVTAAYRVQEPGLNHQVASVFWDFMNSEGLIYSDGDYLTDRLFENPFYATGFPITEAYWTWVRVGGVEQNVLIQCFERRCLTYTPSNPDGWQVEAGNVGRHYYQWRYGVKPPE is encoded by the coding sequence GTGCAGAGACTCGCCACCCGTAGTCCATTCACATTCATTGTGCTCTGCGTCCTGTTGCTGGTGAGTGGGCTTCCCGTTTACGCAGCCACTTCAGCGAACGGTTCGGAGTCCAGCAATTTCAGCGCGGAGTCACTGAAAGATCCGGTGCTCGATTCTGAGCTGGTTCGGCTCGCGCGCGCCGCAGATGCTGGCCGTCCGAATGCTGAAGGATTCGGCACGTCTGACGAATCCGGGCGCATCGCCGTTTCTATCACCATCGACGGCAGCGCAACCCAGACAGCGCAGGTGCTGACCGCGCGCGGCATACACGTCGCCAACGTTGGCCAGGAGACCGTCGAGGCGCTCATAGATCCAGCCGATCTCAGTAGTCTGGCGGACATCGCTGGTGTGCAGCAAGCGCGGGTGCTAGAGCGTCCGGTTCCGCTAGCCGTCGTCAGCCAGGGTGCCGAGATTCACGGCTCACCCGAGTGGAATGCTCACGGGCTCACCGGAACCGGCATCAAGGTCGGCGTCATCGACCTCGGCTTCTCCGGCTACAGTTCTCTGATCGGCACTGAACTGCCCAACCCCGTCGTCTACTGCTTCGCATCGCTTGGTCAGGCGTCTGACGAGCTCAGTGCCTGTGAACGCGGCGGCGTGCATGGCACGGCAGTCGCAGAAACGCTGATCGACATCTCGCCGGACGTGACGCTCTACATCTCCAACCCGCAGTCGCTGCTCGACCTGCATAACGCAGTCGACTGGATGATCTCGCAGGGTGTCACGATCATCAATCACTCGGTCGGTTGGACGTGGGAAGGACCCGGCGACGGCACGTCACCCTATGCGGACGGCGCGCTTGCCGCAGTCGATCAGGCCGTCGCAGCCGGCATCACCTGGATCAACGCAGCCGGGAACGAGGGACTCTCGACCTGGACCGGTCCGTGGGCAGATGTCGACGCGAACGGTTATCTCGAGTTCTCGAATGGCAGCGAGCGCAACGCGATCTCCTCGCTTGCCGGCCAGGAAATCATTCTTCAATTGCGCTGGGACGACAGTTGGGCCAACGCCACGACCGACATCGACCTGTACATCGTCTCGGCATCTGGCGAAATCCTGCGCGGCTCCGAAAAGCCCCAGAACGGCCTCGCCGGGCAGAACCCGTTCGAGTTCATCCGCTTCACGCCAAGCACGCCCGGCCCGTACTACGCCGTCGTCCACCTGTATGGCGGCGCTGTGCCTAGCTGGATTCAGATCCAGGAATTCAACGGCTGGCAGCTTAGTTCCAGCACCGCGACCGGCTCGATCGCCAACCCGGCCGAGAGCGCCAATGCCGGCCTGCTCGCTGTCGGGGCGACCGCCTGGAGCCAGCCGACACTGATCGAGCCATACAGCAGCCGTGGTCCAACCCGAGACAATCGCATCAAGCCGGACGTGGTCGGCGTCGACTTCGCCAACACCGCCTCTTACGGATCGTCGGGATTCTCCGGCACCAGCCAGGCCTCGCCACACATTGCAGGACTCGCTGCGCTGGTCAAGCAGCGCTTCCCCGACTACGGTCCAGCCGAGATCGCGGCATTCCTGAAGGCGCACGGTGATCACAGCGCCGCGCCGGATAACACCTGGGGGGCAGGCCTGGTCCGCCTCCCGGAGATTGTTGACGGCGAGAACCCGATCCCGGCGCTCGTCAGCGCATCGCCCACGTCGCTATCGTTCGGCGCATTTCCGATGAACCTGACCATCTCTGGCGCAGGTTTCGCAGCAGACGCAGTCGTACGCGTGAATGGCGATGATCGCGTCACGACGTTCGTCTCGCCAACCGAGCTCACTGTGGCGCTGCTGGAACGCGACACCGCCGACCTCGCGCCACTATCGCTCACCGTCTTCAACCCGAGCCCCGGCGGCGGTGTGTCGAACATCATCAATGTCCCAATCACCGGCCAGCCGGATGTCGACACAACTGCCTTCGGTCGCACCTGGGAACGCACCGATGAGCCGGTGCGCGAGCTGATGGTCACTCGCACCTGGATGTGGGGCGGCGAACCATTTACCGATCCGCTCACCGAGGAGTACGCCGATTCGCCAGGCGGCCAGCGCACCGTCCAGTACTATGACAAGAGCCGGATGGAGATCACCAACCCATCCGACGATCCCATCGAGCTGTGGTACGTCACGAACGGCCTGCTTGTCCGCGAGCTGATCACCGGCGAGATGCAGGTGGGCGACGACGCGTTCCAGACGCGCTCGCCGGCCGACGTCAACGCCGCCGGCGACCCTGACGGCACGAGCGGCCCGACCTACGCGACGTTCGGCCCGACGCTCGACGACCCGGCAGTGCCGGACGGCGCAACGATCGTCCAGCAAATCGACCGTGCCGGCAACATAACGGTCGACATGGACCTCGCGAGCTACGGCGTCACCGCCGCCTATCGCGTGCAGGAGCCGGGACTGAATCACCAGGTCGCGTCCGTCTTCTGGGATTTCATGAACTCAGAGGGACTGATCTACAGCGACGGCGACTACCTCACCGACCGCCTGTTCGAGAACCCGTTCTACGCAACCGGCTTCCCGATCACCGAGGCCTACTGGACATGGGTGCGCGTCGGCGGCGTTGAGCAGAACGTCCTCATCCAGTGCTTCGAACGCCGCTGTCTGACCTACACACCCAGCAATCCGGACGGCTGGCAGGTCGAAGCCGGCAACGTCGGCCGCCACTACTATCAGTGGCGCTACGGGGTGAAGCCGCCGGAGTGA
- the glnA gene encoding type I glutamate--ammonia ligase has translation MSAPVLEYPGQQTPDPSADEVLAICHDQDVRFVNLQFTDIMGVVKMVTIPIEVFPDVIVNGQWFDGSSIAGFARIAESDMFLMPDLSTFRVIPWERGENTTARVICWVHRPDGELFPGDPRAVLLRQLLRLAELGFVYHTGPEVEFFLLRKNGDALAVLPSDRGGYFDLSTDIAAEVRKDMVRALQSMGIAVEATHHETAVGQHEIDFEYADAMTTADQAITFKFTLKAVAQRHGLHATFMPKPFEGMAGSGMHTHQSLARLDADNSVGENVFVDLGDPYGLSQIARQFLAGQLAHIRAMTAVLNPLVNSYRRLVAGFEAPIYVSWARQNRSALIRVPTTRTGRHAATRIELRCPDPSCNPYLAYAVMLAAGLDGIEQGMELPEPVEENLYLFGDEDLARRNVGTLPTTLGEAIAELANDEVIKSALGEHIYERLTEAQTREWRAFCHHVTNWERDRYLEIY, from the coding sequence ATGTCCGCGCCCGTACTCGAATACCCCGGCCAGCAGACACCCGACCCCAGCGCCGATGAAGTGCTGGCGATCTGCCATGATCAAGATGTCCGCTTCGTCAACCTGCAATTCACCGACATCATGGGTGTCGTGAAGATGGTGACCATCCCGATCGAAGTCTTTCCGGACGTGATCGTCAACGGCCAATGGTTCGATGGCTCGTCCATCGCCGGATTCGCGCGCATCGCCGAGAGCGACATGTTCCTGATGCCGGACCTCTCGACCTTCCGCGTGATCCCCTGGGAGCGCGGCGAGAACACGACCGCCCGGGTCATCTGCTGGGTGCATCGCCCGGATGGCGAGCTCTTTCCCGGTGACCCACGCGCCGTCCTGTTGCGCCAGCTGCTGCGACTCGCCGAGCTTGGCTTCGTCTACCACACCGGCCCGGAGGTCGAATTCTTCTTGCTGCGCAAGAACGGAGACGCCCTCGCCGTCCTGCCATCCGACCGCGGCGGCTACTTCGATCTCTCAACCGACATTGCCGCCGAAGTCCGCAAGGACATGGTCCGCGCGCTGCAATCCATGGGCATCGCCGTTGAGGCGACCCACCACGAGACCGCCGTCGGCCAGCACGAGATCGACTTCGAGTATGCCGACGCGATGACGACCGCCGATCAGGCCATCACCTTCAAGTTCACCCTTAAGGCCGTCGCCCAGCGGCACGGGCTCCACGCGACATTCATGCCCAAGCCGTTCGAGGGCATGGCTGGATCGGGCATGCACACGCATCAGTCGCTGGCGCGCCTCGACGCCGACAACTCCGTCGGGGAGAACGTCTTCGTTGACCTCGGTGATCCGTACGGACTGTCGCAGATCGCGCGCCAGTTTCTCGCCGGGCAGTTAGCGCATATACGCGCCATGACCGCGGTGCTCAACCCGCTGGTGAACTCGTACCGCCGCCTCGTCGCAGGGTTCGAAGCGCCGATCTACGTCTCCTGGGCGCGACAGAATCGCTCGGCGCTCATCCGCGTGCCAACTACGCGCACCGGTCGGCACGCCGCGACGCGCATCGAGCTGCGCTGTCCCGATCCATCCTGCAATCCGTACCTCGCGTACGCTGTGATGCTGGCAGCCGGACTCGACGGTATCGAGCAAGGCATGGAGCTGCCCGAGCCGGTCGAAGAGAATCTGTACCTGTTCGGCGACGAGGACCTGGCGCGCCGGAATGTCGGCACGCTCCCGACTACCCTCGGTGAGGCCATCGCGGAACTGGCCAATGACGAGGTCATTAAATCCGCCCTCGGCGAGCATATCTACGAGCGACTGACGGAAGCGCAAACGCGCGAGTGGCGCGCCTTCTGCCACCACGTAACCAACTGGGAGCGCGATCGCTATCTGGAGATCTACTGA